A genome region from Erigeron canadensis isolate Cc75 chromosome 3, C_canadensis_v1, whole genome shotgun sequence includes the following:
- the LOC122591464 gene encoding uncharacterized protein LOC122591464, protein MALVDNRIVNRQDALLGVIQGNLTYGKFMFTVYPTFALHRESRDFDKSLSFIHQCERTDLLEPGNKVFTVNYLNAYVITNSTHFIEYKEKENITMEDIFSEIGTVEGSEFTEPSQLQENWAINIARDKQVLHQRPRYSLSNSLRLSEPRSSEISIDLMRSMSKRIDKYGEILKEVVRI, encoded by the coding sequence ATGGCACTTGTTGACAATAGAATTGTTAACAGACAAGATGCTCTATTAGGAGTTATACAAGGAAATTTAACATATGGTAAATTTATGTTCACCGTCTATCCTACATTTGCTTTACATAGAGAGTctagagattttgataaatctTTAAGCTTTATACACCAATGTGAAAGAACTGACCTTTTGGAACCAGGTAATAAAGTATTTACGGTTAATTATTTAAACGCATATGTTATTACAAATAGTACTCATTTTATCGAgtataaagaaaaagagaatatCACAATGGAAGATATATTCTCAGAAATAGGAACTGTTGAAGGCAGTGAATTTACTGAACCATCACAGTTACAAGAAAATTGGGCAATTAATATTGCACGAGATAAACAGGTTTTACACCAAAGGCCTAGATATAGTCTTTCTAACTCATTAAGATTAAGTGAACCACGTTCATCTGAAATCTCTATTGATTTAATGAGATCAATGTCTAAAAGAATAGATAAATATGGAGAAATCCTCAAAGAGGTAGTAAGAATTTAA